The DNA region CCGGCGTTGAAGCCCTTCCCCTCGGCGCGGAGGATCACGACCTTCGTGTCGAGGTCGGCACCCGCCTCGTCGAGGGCGGCGGCGACGTCGTACCAGCCCTGGACCGTGAGTGCGTTGACCGGGGGAGCGCTCATCGTGATGACGCGGATGCCGTCCTCACGCAGTTCACTGCTGATTGTCATGCGGCGGAGCCTACCAAGCATTTGCTTGGTAGGGTATCGGCATGTCTCTCTCCATCGACCTCAGCGGCCGGATCGCCCTCGTCACCGGCGGTGCGCGCGGGATCGGCCGCGGTGTCACCGAGGTGCTGCTCGAGGCGGGCGCCACGGTGGTCACCTGCGGGCGCTCGCCGGCCGAGCCGCCGGCCGGCGCCGGCCACCGGATCTGCGACGTCCGCGAGCCCGACTCCGTCGCCGCCCTCGTCGACGGGATCGTCGCCGACCACGGACGACTCGACCTGGTGGTCAACAACGCCGGGGGAGCGCCGTACGCGATGGCGGCCGACGCCTCGCCCCGCTTCCACGACAAGATCGTGGCCCTCAACCTCGACGCGACGCTGCTGGTCAGCCAGGCCGCCAACCGGGTGATGCAGACCCAGGACGGCGGAGGATCGATCGTGAACATCTCCTCGGTCTCCGCCCTGCGACCGTCACCGGGCACGGCCGCCTACGGCGCCGCGAAGGCCGGGGTCGACTCGCTGACCACGTCGCTCGCCCAGGAGTGGGGTCCCCGGGTCCGCGTCAACGTGATCAACGTCGGCCTGGTGCGCACCGCGGACACCGCCGACCACTACGGCGGCGACGAGACCGTGGCCGCCATCGAGGCCACGATCCCGCTGCGCCGGATGGCCCAGGTGCGCGAGATCGGGCAGGTGGCCGCCTTCCTCGGCAGCGACCTGGCCTCCTACGTCTCCGGTGCCCACATCGCCTGCCACGGCGGGGGCGAACAGCCGATCTTCTTGTACATCGCCCAGAACGCAACAACGGAGGAGACCAAGTGAGCAGGTTGCTGGAAGGACGCGTCGCCATCGTCACCGGTGCCGGACGCGGCATCGGTCGTGCCCACGCGCTGGAGCTGGCACGGCACGGCGCGAAGGTCGTCGTCAACGACTACGGCGTGACCCTGGCCGGGGAGGACTCCCAGGACACCCCCGCGCACGACGTGGTCGCCGAGATCGGTGACATGGGCGGCGAGGCCGTCGTGAACGGCGCCGACGTGGCGGACTTCGAGGCCGCCGAGGCGATGGTGCAGCTGGCCGTCGAGGCCTTCGGTGGCCTCGACATCCTGGTGAACAACGCCGGGTTCGTGCGTGACCGGATGCTGGTCAACACCTCCGAGGAGGAGTGGGACTCGGTGATCCGGGTGCACCTCAAGGGTCACTTCGCCCCGCTGCGGCACGCCGGCGCCTACTGGCGTGCCGAGGCGAAGGCGGGGCGTCAGCGTGCCGCCCGGGTGATCAACACCTCCTCCGGCGCGGGCCTGCAGGGCTCCGTGGGGCAGGCGACCTACTCGGCGGCCAAGGCCGGCATCGCGGGTCTCACGCTCGTCGCCGCCCAGGAGATGGGCCGGTACGGCGTCACCGTGAACGCGATCGCGCCGGTCGCCAGGACCCGGATGACCGAGGGTGCCTTCGACACCTCGGGCATGGCACTGCCGGAGGACAACTCGCCGATCGTCGCCTGGCTCGCCTCGGAGGAGGCCGGCGACATCACCGGGCGCGTGATCGAGATCGACGGCTCCCAGCTGACCGTCGAGTCGGGGTGGCGCCACGCCGCCAGCAACGACCGCGGTCAGCGCTGGGCGGCCGACGAGGTCGGCCCGGCGCTGCGCGACCTGCTCGACCGGTCGCCCGCACCGGAGCCCGTGTACGGAGCGTGACCCCACCGGTCCGCCGGTGCTTCGGCGGACCGGTGGGCCCCGCCCCCTTGGGAGACACGCCCTAGCCTGGTGGCGTCCCCGGTGTGCCCTCCTCGGCCACCGTCGAGACGGACAGGAGCGTGGGGCGATGTCGGAACAGGCGCACGTCGACGCCGCCCCGACCGAGGGTGCAGCGGGAGCGCCAGGAGCAGCCGCGACCGGACCGGGGGCTCCCGACCCCCGGCGGTGGCGGATCCTCGGCGTCACCCTGGCCGTGGGCTTCATGGTGCTGCTCGACGTCACCATCGTGAACGTCGCGATCCCGTCGATGCGATCCGGGCTGGACGCCGGGGCCGGCGAGATCCAGTGGGTGGTGTCGGGCTACGCCCTCGCCTTCGGCCTGACCCTGGTGACGGGCGGTCGCCTGGGTGACGCGTACGGGCGGCGCCGGCTGATGGTGGTGGGACTCGTCGGCTTCGTCGCGGCCAGTGCCGTCGCCGGTTCCGCCCCGACGGTGGAGACGGTCGTCGCCGCGCGGCTCGCCCAGGGATGCGCCGCCGGGTTGCTGACCCCGCAGAGCTCCGGGCTGATCCAGACGCTGTTCCGCGGTCGTGAGCGCGGGATCGCGTTCGGGCTGTTCGGACTGACGGTCTCGGTCTCCTCCGCGATCGGACCCGTGCTCGGTGGTGTGCTCATCGCCGCCTTCGGCGCCGCCGACGGATGGCGATGGATCTTCCTGGTCAACGTGCCGATCGGGCTGGTCCTGCTGGTGCCGATCGCACGGCTGGTGCCGGGCCGGGAGCGGGAGGCCGAGGTGGACACCCGGCTCGACCTGTGGGGTGCCGTCCTGCTCGGCATCACGGTCCTGCTGGTGCTGCTGCCCGTGGTGCGACTGGAGGCCGGCCAGCGGGGTGCGCTCGTGCTGCTGGCCGCGGTCCCGGCGGCGGCCGCGGCGTTCGTGTGGTGGGAGCGACGTGTGGTGCGCCGCGGAGGAGCTCCGCTGCTCGACGTCGGCCTGCTGCGGCGAGTGCCCGGCTACGCCAGCGGGATCGCGGTCGGGACGCTGTACTTCACCGGGTTCACCGGTGTCTTCCTCGTGATGAGCGTGTACCTGCAGGACGGGCGTGGCCTCTCCGCGCTGCAGACCGGACTGGTGCTCACCCCGTTCGCCGTCGGGTCCGCGGTCGCGTCACCTCTGGCCGGGCGGTTCGTGGACCGGGTGGGGCGACTGATGACGGTGCTGGCGCTGGTCACGATGATGGTGGGCATCGGGTGCCTCTCGGTGACCGCGGCGCGCGCCGACAGCGCCGGCGGGTGGGTGCTGGCCGGCGCGTCCCTGCTGCTCGCGGGCCTGGGCGGTGGCGCGGTGGTCTCGCCGAACATGACGCTCGCGCTGGCGGAGGTCCCCACCCGGATGGGCGGCGCGGCCGGTGCCGCGTTGCAGACCGGGCAGCGGATCGGCGCCGCCGTGGGTGCGGCGCTGGTGATGACGGCCTACCACCTCGCGCTCGACGAGAGCGAGCCCGGGACGGCTCTGCGGGCCGCGCTGGGACTGTCGGCCGCGCTGCTGGCGCTGGCGCTCGCCGCCGCCGTGCTGTCCTGGCGTGCCGCGCGGCGGGAGAGCTGACGGCGGGCCCGACCAGCGGCCTCCCGGCGCGCCGGGAGGCCCTCAGCGCATGCCGTCGGCCCCTACCGTCAGCGTCGCTGGTCAGATCCGTTCGAGGACCGTGCCGGTCGCCATCGCGCCGCCGGCGCACATCGAGATCAGGGCGGTGGAGGCGTCCCGGCGCTCGAGCTCGTGCAGGGCGGTGGTGATCAGTCGGACGCCGGTCGCGCCGACCGGATGGCCGAGCGCGATCGCGCCGCCGTTGACGTTGACCTTGTCCAGGTCGACGTTGTGCTGACCGGCCCAGGACAGTACGACGGAGGCGAAGGCCTCGTTGACCTCGAAGATGTCGAAGTCGCTGATCGCCATCCCGGTGCGGTCGAGGATCCGCTGGGTGGCGTCGATCGGGCCGTCGAGGTGGTAGTAGGGGTCCGAGCCCACGAGGCAGTGGCTGCGGATCCGGGCTCGGGGCTTCAGGCCCAGCGCCTTGGCCCTCTCCTCGTCCATCACCAGCAGGGCCGCGGCCCCGTCGGAGATCTGCGAGGACGTGCCGGCCGTGTGCAGACCGCCCTCGAGGACGGGGCGGAGGTTGGCCAGCCCGTCGAGCGTGGTGTCCCGCAGCCCCTGGTCGGTGTCGACGACACGGGTCTCGCCGGTGGGCTTCCCCTCCTCGTCGAGGACGGGAGCCTCGAACGGCGCGATCTCACGCTTGAACCGGCCTTCGGTGACGGCGACCTTCGCCTTCGCCTGGGATGCCGCGCCGAACTCCTCCAGGTCGGAGCGGGAGAGGCCGCGGTTGTTCGCGATCCGGTCGGCGGCCTCGAACTGGTTGGGCATGTCGATCGTCCAGTCCTCGGGCCGTGGGTCGCCCGTCCCGGCCGGCACGTTGGCGCCCAGGGGGATGCGGGACATCGCCTCGACACCGCAGGACACGCCGACCTCGATGGTGCCGGCCGCGACCAGGTCGTTGACCAGGTGCGTGGCCTGCTGGCCCGAGCCGCACTGGGCGTCCAGGGTGGTGCCGCCGGTGTGCTGGGCGAGCCCGGCATGCAGCCAGGCGCGGCGGATGGTGTCGTTGGACTGCTCGCCGGCCTGGGTCACGATGCCGCCGATGACCTGCTCCACCAGGTCGGAGTCGATGCCGGCCCGGCGCAGCACCTCGGCCTGGACGAATCCGACCAGGTTCGCCGGGTGCACGCCGGCCAGGTGGCCCCTGCGCTTGCCGAGGGGGGTACGGACTGCTTCGACGATGACTGGAGTGCCCATGTCGGCAACGTAGCACCGAAAATAGAACGCGTTCTGGTTCGTCCCGGTGACTCGACGACGAAACCCTTTCTTGTTTTGCCGATTGTCTGTAGTCTCCGTGCAGAACGTGTTCCATGTGGCGCCTGCCACAGGGTCGACGACGGC from Nocardioides sambongensis includes:
- a CDS encoding SDR family oxidoreductase, with protein sequence MSLSIDLSGRIALVTGGARGIGRGVTEVLLEAGATVVTCGRSPAEPPAGAGHRICDVREPDSVAALVDGIVADHGRLDLVVNNAGGAPYAMAADASPRFHDKIVALNLDATLLVSQAANRVMQTQDGGGSIVNISSVSALRPSPGTAAYGAAKAGVDSLTTSLAQEWGPRVRVNVINVGLVRTADTADHYGGDETVAAIEATIPLRRMAQVREIGQVAAFLGSDLASYVSGAHIACHGGGEQPIFLYIAQNATTEETK
- a CDS encoding SDR family oxidoreductase, which produces MSRLLEGRVAIVTGAGRGIGRAHALELARHGAKVVVNDYGVTLAGEDSQDTPAHDVVAEIGDMGGEAVVNGADVADFEAAEAMVQLAVEAFGGLDILVNNAGFVRDRMLVNTSEEEWDSVIRVHLKGHFAPLRHAGAYWRAEAKAGRQRAARVINTSSGAGLQGSVGQATYSAAKAGIAGLTLVAAQEMGRYGVTVNAIAPVARTRMTEGAFDTSGMALPEDNSPIVAWLASEEAGDITGRVIEIDGSQLTVESGWRHAASNDRGQRWAADEVGPALRDLLDRSPAPEPVYGA
- a CDS encoding MFS transporter; the protein is MSEQAHVDAAPTEGAAGAPGAAATGPGAPDPRRWRILGVTLAVGFMVLLDVTIVNVAIPSMRSGLDAGAGEIQWVVSGYALAFGLTLVTGGRLGDAYGRRRLMVVGLVGFVAASAVAGSAPTVETVVAARLAQGCAAGLLTPQSSGLIQTLFRGRERGIAFGLFGLTVSVSSAIGPVLGGVLIAAFGAADGWRWIFLVNVPIGLVLLVPIARLVPGREREAEVDTRLDLWGAVLLGITVLLVLLPVVRLEAGQRGALVLLAAVPAAAAAFVWWERRVVRRGGAPLLDVGLLRRVPGYASGIAVGTLYFTGFTGVFLVMSVYLQDGRGLSALQTGLVLTPFAVGSAVASPLAGRFVDRVGRLMTVLALVTMMVGIGCLSVTAARADSAGGWVLAGASLLLAGLGGGAVVSPNMTLALAEVPTRMGGAAGAALQTGQRIGAAVGAALVMTAYHLALDESEPGTALRAALGLSAALLALALAAAVLSWRAARRES
- a CDS encoding steroid 3-ketoacyl-CoA thiolase, which translates into the protein MGTPVIVEAVRTPLGKRRGHLAGVHPANLVGFVQAEVLRRAGIDSDLVEQVIGGIVTQAGEQSNDTIRRAWLHAGLAQHTGGTTLDAQCGSGQQATHLVNDLVAAGTIEVGVSCGVEAMSRIPLGANVPAGTGDPRPEDWTIDMPNQFEAADRIANNRGLSRSDLEEFGAASQAKAKVAVTEGRFKREIAPFEAPVLDEEGKPTGETRVVDTDQGLRDTTLDGLANLRPVLEGGLHTAGTSSQISDGAAALLVMDEERAKALGLKPRARIRSHCLVGSDPYYHLDGPIDATQRILDRTGMAISDFDIFEVNEAFASVVLSWAGQHNVDLDKVNVNGGAIALGHPVGATGVRLITTALHELERRDASTALISMCAGGAMATGTVLERI